The region CTCAGATGTAATTCCTAATGCGGGAAGTAGTACAATGTACACCTCTGGGTGACCTAAAAACCAAAATAAGTGTTCAAAAAGAACTGGAGAACCACCTTGATGTGCAAGTACCTCACCTTTAATATAAATGTCAGACAGGAAAAAAGAAGTTCCGAAACTTCTATCCATAATCAACAATAATGCTGCTGCTAAAAGTACTGGGAAAGAAACAACTCCAATAATTGCCGTTACAAAAAACGCCCAAATCGTCAATGGTAGACGGGTCATAGACATCCCTTTAGTTCTCAAATTGATTACGGTAACAATATAATTCAACGAACCTAATAAGGAAGATGCGATAAAGATCGCCATAGAAACCAACCATAAGGTCATTCCTAGTCCAGAACCACCCATCGCTTCAGGAAGCGCACTTAATGGTGGGTAAATAGTCCATCCAGCAGCTGCAGGTCCTAATTCTACAAATAAGGAACCTATCATAATGGTCGCTGATATAAAGAACAACCAATAAGATACCATATTAAGGAATCCAGATGCCATATCACGTGCACCAATTTGTAATGGAATCAAAAAGTTAGAGAACGTTCCACTTAATCCTGCTGTTAATACAAAGAAGACCATGATCGTACCGTGTATAGTAACTAGCGCGAGATACATATTAGGATCCATTACCCCGTCAGGAGCCCACTTGCCTAATAAGGCTTGGAATACCATGCTAGGCTCTCCTGGATTTGCTAATTGCATCCTCATAAGTACCGACATAGCAATACCTATAGCTCCCATAATAAGACCAGTAACAAGATATTGCTTAGCAATCATCTTATGATCTTGAGAGAATATATATTTAGTAACAAAGGTTTCTTTGTGATGGTGGTGTCCATCCTCATGTCCTTGATCTGCAGTAACAGCGATAGCTTGTCCCATAATTCTAATTTTCAGCGTTAGCTAAAGTTTTTTCAAAAGTTGTTTGTGTTTCTAACCACGTATTGTAATCTTCTTCACTTTCCACTACGATTTTCATTTGCATGTTGTAGTGTGAAGCGCCACATATTTTATTACAGAGAAGATAGTATTCAAATTCATATGGATCTAAAGCCATATCACCGTCAGCTACCAATTCTATGCTTTTCTGTCGTCGTATTTCATTAATCTTACGAACTTTTTTGGTCATAAATTCAGTTGACTTATAATCTTCTGAAGTTACTGTAGGTGTGAACTTAAATTGAGTTACCATTCCTGGCACTACATTCATTTGAGCTCTAAAATGAGGCATGTATGCAGAGTGCAATACATCTTGACTTCTAAATTTAAAAATAACTGGACGATTTACAGGTAAGTGTAATTCTGCTCCTACTTGGTCATCCATACCGTCTTGATCTGTTGGGTCAATACCTAATACGTTTTGACCTTCAATAAAACGTACGTTGGCATCCCCTAAGGTATTGTCTGCACCGCTGTAACGCACTTTCCAGTTAAATTGGTAGGCATATACTTCAACAATTAACGGATCATCGTCTGTGTTAGCATCCATAAGATCATTCCAAGAGAACAATCCCCATAGAATTAAACCTGCTAAAACCACAACTGGAATCGCTGTCCAAATAAATTCTAATCGATCATTATCAGCATAGAACAATGCCTTCTGGCCTTTTCTACCGTGGTACTTATAAGAAAACCAGTGCAGTAGACCTTGTGTCAACACCTGTACAATCATTATAACCACTGTAGTAAGTAATAGTAAGTCATCATACTCAGCTCCGTGCTTTGATGCCGCATCTGGTAAAAAATAATCACTGTAGCCTACAAAACAAGCGATCATTAATGCGTAAAATCCAATACCGAACAAAAGCATGTACAGACCCTGGCGTTTATTATCGCCATCATTAGCCACTTCTACTGTGTCAGAATCTGGCTCCGGTGCTTTACCAAGAGATACAATCTTAGTTATTTGCCAAACTGAAATGGCAAAAAGAGCTGCTATAAATATGATTAGAAATGCTGTCATTACAGATGTATTCTATTGTTTTTAATAATGAAAATGTTTACTCTCTCCTAGAAAAGGATCCCCTTTTGGGATTAAAGGAGTTTTTGAAATCGTACGGAATATGTAGAATATAAATAATCCTGCAAAGAATAAGAACGAACCTATTTCAGGGAAACCTATAAACCAAGATTCACCTACAGTTGCCGGCATCACCATCACATATATATCTAAATAATGGCCGATAATAATAAATAATCCTGCAGTAACCACAAACCAATTGACACGTTTGAAATCAGAATTCATAAGTATCAATAATGGAAATAAGAAGTTGATAGCAACCATACCGAAGAAAAGTATGTTATAATCTTGAATACGAGTTACAAAATACGTTACTTCTTCTGGAATATTGGCGTACCAAATCAACATAAACTGTGAGAACCATAGGTACGTCCAGAAAATACTGATACCAAACATAAATTTAGCCAAATCATGAATATGAGAATCGTTGACAAACTCTAAATACCCTTTAGACTTTAAGAAAATAGTTACTAAGGCTATAGTCGTTATACCAGAGACAAACATACTAGCAAACACATACCATCCGAACAAAGTAGAGAACCAGTGCGGGTCAAAACTCATGATCCAGTCCCATGACATGATAGATTCTGTTACGATGAAAAATACCAAGAACATAGCACTGTGCTTAAATCCTTTTTTATACCAAGAGATGTCGCCATCCTTTGCTTCGTCTTGTTTTAGACCAAATCTTCTAATGTTCCATAGATACAAGTTCCATCCTACTATAAATGCACCTGCTCTAAACAACCAAAATGGCACATTTAAGTATCCTGTCTTAGCAGCAATAATTGCATCATAGTTTTCATTTCCTAAAACATCAACTCCTTCTTCCATCCACACAAATATGTGATTGAAATGTAATCCAGAAAGCAGCAAGAGGATGAACATGATGATTCCACCAGGTAGTATATAACTACTAATTCCTTCCATAACTCTAAAAAGTACAGGGGACCATCCGGCTTGTGAAACCTTTTGCAATGCAAGAAAAGCAAGTGATCCTAAACCAATCATAAAAAAGAAAAAGGCTGCGATATAAACCGCTGACCAAGGTCTGTTTTGTAGTTGGTGATACATATGCATTGCATGATCGTCGTCGTGACCACCTGCATGCGCATCATCTGTAGCGTGTTCTTCTGAGCTAGGAGCAGCTACATGACCTGCCTCCTTATGAGCATCCTCGGCTAAGCCGTGCTCATTTGATTCCATTCCATGTGCACCACCATGAGCCGCAGCATCGTCATCGATCATCTGTTGAACTTCGGCTTGTGAACTTGGAACTGCCCAAAATCCCACTGCAGTAAACAGTGCTCCAACAACCATCAGTGCGATTGCGAAAGTCTTTAATTTGCTAGTTACCTTATACATATTACAATATCTTCTAGGGCTTAATGGCCTTCAGTTGTTGTGTGCATTTCTGTAGGGTGTTGATCACCTTCTTGACTATCTTCGATAATAAGATCAGAAACATTAATATCTTCATTTACTGTTACAAACTCTTGACGAGGCTGTCCTTTTAAATCTCTAGTCAGTGCATCTACATGTTGAGCAATTTGCCATCTTTCCTCAATAGAAGTCTGAGAGGCATAAGATCCCATATAATTGATCCCGTAATACATCACATGATAGATAGAACCTTGTGAGATCTCGCGAGCGTCATAACTAGGAACACCGAGAATTTTTTCGGTAGTGGCTAAGTGACCTTTTCCATTCCCCTTGGTACCATGACAAATTGCACAGTAAATATTATACAGTTCGGCTCCGATTTCTAGATTTGGCTCCGTGTAAGGGAGTGGGTTTTGTAAGTTCGCTTTCGCGGAAGCGTAACCCTCATTATTATCTTCATAATCGTACGGCAACCAACCACGAGAAACAGATCCTTTTACTGGTGACTGCGCTTCCACATTTCCAGGAAATATTTCACCTTCTTGATAAGTCTCATATCCTACAGACTCATACATATTTGGAAAATATTGTACACTTCTATTTGAACCCTTCGCGACAGACTTATCATCTCCACCGCAGGATACAATAAGTAAAGTAGCTAAAGCAAAAAAGAACGTTTTTAATAATCTATTCATCAGTGTGCTTCTTTGTCAATTAATTTTATCTCTACAGCACCAGTCTCATAAAGAAACTTTGTAACTTCTTCTTCATCTGCTCCATGAGTATCTATTTCCATAAGAAAATGATCATCTGTAGTTCTTACATCAGGATTTTCTGCCTTTTTAAATGGCCACAGCCTGCTTCTCATATAAAAAGTAATAACCATTAAGTGGGCTGCAAAAAATACAGTCAATTCAAACATAATAGGCACAAAAGCCGGCATGTTTTCTAGATAAGAAAAACTAGGCTTTCCTCCAATGTCTTGCGGCCAGTCTTCTATCATAATGTAATTCATCATTGCCGTAGCAACACATAAACCAACTATTCCATACAAGAAAGCGTTTATCGCCAGACGCGTATCTGCTATTCCCATAGCTTTTTCAAGTCCATGAACTGGAAAAGGTGTGAACACCTCTTCAATATGGTAATGCTTATCTCTAACCTGCTTTACTGCACTCAGTAAAACATCATCGTCAGTATATAAAGCGTGTATCATTTTTGTTGACATAATATCTTAGTTCTACTCGCCAGGATTTGCGATAGGAGCTTCTGGAGAAGCACCTTCATTAGACGTCATTTTATTTTCTCTTAATTTCTTGTACTTACTACCACTAACTTTTAAGATAGATTTCACCTCTGCTTGAGCGATAACTGGGAAAGTTCTGGAGTACAATAAAAAGAGTACAAAGAAGAAACCTATAGTACCAATAAAGATACCTATATCTACAAAAGTTGGGGAAAACATAGTCCAAGAAGATGGAAGGTAGTCCCTGTGCAGTGATGTTACAATAATCACAAAACGCTCAAACCACATTCCTATATTTACTACAATAGAGATCGCAAAGGAGAACATGATACTCGTTCTTAATTTCTTGAACCACATAAACTGCGGTGAAATTACATTACAGGTCATCATGGACCAATAGGCCCACCAATAGGGTCCAGTAGCTCTATTCAAGAAGGCATACTGCTCGTATTCAACACCAGAATACCAAGCCACAAATAACTCTGTGATATAAGCAACACCTACAATAGAACCCGTAATCATGATAACGATGTTCATCAACTCGATGTGTTGTATCGTGATATAGTTTTCAAGACTCACTACTTTTCTCATAATGATAAGCAAGGTGTTTACCATCGCAAATCCAGAAAAAACAGCTCCTGCAACAAAGTATGGAGGAAAAATAGTCGTGTGCCAACCTGGTATTACAGAAGTTGCAAAGTCAAAAGATACAATCGTATGAACCGAAAGTACTAATGGTGTTGCGAGTCCTGCAAGTACAAGAGATACTTCTTCAAAACGTTGCCAGTCTTTTGCGCGACCTGACCAACCGAAAGAAAGAATCCCGTAGATCTTTTTATTAAAAGGAGTAATTGCTCTATCTCTGATCATTGCAAAATCAGGCAATAAACCAGTCCACCAGAATACTAAGGATACCGATAGATAAGTGGAAATTGCAAATACATCCCATAGAAGCGGTGAGTTAAAGTTTACCCACAAAGAACCAAATTGGTTAGGAATAGGAAGTACCCAATAAGCTAACCATGGTCGACCCATGTGAATAATAGGAAATAAACCTGCTTGAATTACAGAGAAAATAGTCATCGCCTCTGCAGAGCGGTTGATCGCCATTCTCCATTTCTGACGGAATAATAATAGTACTGCAGAAATAAGTGTTCCTGCGTGACCTATACCTACCCACCATACGAAGTTAGTAATATCCCAAGCCCAACCAATGGTCTTGTTCAATCCCCAAACACCGATACCGGTTGATATTGTATAAGTAATACATCCTATTCCATAAAGAAAGGCAATGAGAGCGATTGTAAAAACAATCCACCACTGCTTATTTGCTTCACCTTCTACAGGCGCTGCAATGTCTCTTGTTACATCAGAATATGTCTTATCTCCTGTAACGAGAGGTCTTCTTATGGACGCTTCATAATGAGCCATAATGTCTTGATTAGTTTTCCTAGTTAATTATATGTTTCTCACTTTAATCTGATACATCACGTTAGGATCAGTTCCCACTTCTTCTAACAGGTGATACATACGATCTTGTTTTTTTACTTCAAAGATCTCCGATTCCTTATCGTTGATATCACCAAAGGTGATAGCTCCATTAGAACATGCGTTAGAACATGCCGTAGCAAATTCTCCATCTTTGATCATGCGACCATCTTTCTTAGCCTCCAAAATAGTCATTTGAGTCATTTGAATACAAAGAGAACATTTCTCCATAACACCACGACTTCTTACCGTCACATCTGGATTGATCACCATACGACCTAAGTCATTATTCATGTGGTAATCAAATTCATCATTCCCATTGTAAAGGAACCAGTTGAATCGACGTACTTTATAAGGACAGTTGTTAGCACAGTAACGAGTACCTACACAACGGTTGTAAGCCATGTGATTCTGACCTTGACGACCATGAGAAGATGCTGCTACTGGACAAACTGTTTCACAAGGTGCGTGATTACAATGCTGACACATTACCGGCATAAAAGATACTTCTGGATTATCTGCTGGAATCTCCAACTCTCCAAAACCACCTAATGAACCATTGTCTCCAAATAATCCATCAAAACCATCTTTCTTATCTTCATCAGCTTCAAAACTATCAGTAGAAGAATAATACCTATCAATACGCAACCAGTGCATATCACGAGATTTTCTTACTTCTGATTTACCTACAACAGGCACGTTGTTCTCTGCATGACATGCTATAACACAAGCACCACAACCAGTACAGGAATTTAAATCTATAGACATATTAAAGTGATGTCCTACAGATCTATCAAAACTGTCCCAAAGATCAACATCTGGTGAAGTTACTGGGGTTCCAATGTGATTCAAAGAAACTTCAGGCATTGGATTAAAATCATCCTTATTACCCTTTCTATAAGTAGCCAAATCTGTCTCACGAATAATATCGCGACCCATCATGGTATTTTGTAATTGTGTACAAGCAAACTGGTGGTTTCCTCCAGCATCTTTAACAGTAACCGCTTGTACTGCAACGCCCTTCTTATAGAAAGGATATGCATTTATACCGGTCTGCATTTCTTCTTGAATGCCAGCAGTCTGTCCGTAACCTAAGGCAATTCCTATAGTTCCAGCAGCCTGTCCTGGCTGAATAAGTGCAGGAAACTTTCTTTCCACACCATCTAGAGTTACTATTACATGAGTACCATCTAGGGCACCGTTAGCAACATTCTCATTCACAACACCTACCGTCCCGGCATCTGCTTGTGATATAGTAACGTAGTTATCCCAAGTTGTTCTTGTGATAGGATCTGGCAATTCTTGTAACCACGGGTTGTTTGCCATGCTACCGTCACCTAGTCCTGTTTTGGTATATAAAGTAAGTTCGTATCCAGAAGGTTTTTGAGCATTTGCCAAAGCACTTAATGCAGCAGCATTACTAATTTCTTTCACTTCTCCTTCTGTAACCTTAACATCAGAAGCCGTTGTTGTATAAAAACCATCTTGTAACGACTGGTTCCAACTCGCTCCAGCAGAACTGGTCGTTTCTTTTAGGAAATCCTTGTAAGATTGCTCATTACCTGACCACTTTAATAAAGTTTCCTGTAATTGACGTGTCTTAAATATAGTATTTATAGTAGGCTGTGTTAAGAACACATAACCTTTTTTAATTTCTGTATCAGCCCAAGACTCTAAGTAATGAGGAGTAGTTGCTACATAGTCTACTTTAGCAGCTGTTGCGTCCATTGAAGAAGCAAAAGATACGCTAAGAGCTACATTTTCTAAAGCTTTCGCGAAAGCGTCACTATCATTATAACTGTACAAAGGATTTACACCAGCGATAAAGAGAGCACCCACTTTACCAGCGCTCATATCACTCACTAATTGATCTACTGATTTACGATCACCTTGACGAGTCATAATAGGTGAAGCCGTATCAATAATAGAAGAATTCAAAGCTTCATTGATAGCAATAGTTAATTGTTGTGCTGCCTGATCAGGAATACCGCATAAAAGAACTCCATTTTTACCGGCTCTTTTTAAACTTATAGCAGTTTGATCAACAGATTTAGCAACTTTATCAGATAATGAAACATTTGCTCCACCACCAACAACTTTGCTATAAAGAGCAGCAAGAATAAGCTTTTGCTCTGTAGGAGTAACCGGGTAACGCTTATCAGCGTTGGCACCAGAAAGAGTCAAGTTTGCCTCATATTGAATATGATGAGACATCTTACCATTCTTAGGTACACGAGATTTTCCGTAACCTTTATCAAATCCTCCACCTTGCCAGTCGCCTACAAAATCAGCACCTACAGAAACTATAGTCTCCGCATTTGTAAAGTCATAATCTGCAAGAGCTCTATTGCCGTATTTTGCCTCAAATGCATTTAACGCAGCATCTTCACTAACGGTGTCATAAGTAACTACGCGCACATTGCTATAAGTATCCTTTAGCTGAGCGATAATTTTAGACATCGATGGACTTGCATAAGTTTGTGCGAGCACCACTAATTCTTTACCATTCAATTGAGCTAATTGAGCAGCAACTTGTTGATCAAGCTCTTCCCAAGTAGACTCCACTCCTTTAATCATAGGAGTTTTTAAACGGTTGTTATCATATAAAGACAACACAGACGCATGTACACGGGCATTTGCATTACCCCTAAAAGCAGCATCTCTATTGCTTTCTATTTTAATCGGACGACCCTCACGAGTTTTAACCAGTACACTTGCATAATCGTAACCATTTGCAATTGTAGTTGCATAATAGTTAGCCATACCAGGAATAATTTGCTCTGGTTGGTTTACATAAGGTACCGAGTAGATCACTGGACCCTCACATGCTGCCAGCGATGCTGCAGCTGTACTGAATCCAACATACTTTAAGAAATCACGACGTGAAGTATTTGATTCCTCCATCGCCTGATCGTTTCCTAAAAACTCTTCCGTAGGAATATCGCTCGCAAACTCATTCTGCTCAAGATCTTTTACCATCTTGTTACTGTCGTCTAGTTGCGCTGTACTTTTCCAGTATTTTTTAGTAGTAGCCATAAATATCTAAAACTATTATATTAGTAGTGGCATTTACCACATTCAAGTCCCCCTAAATCTGCAATAGTCAGTTGACGACCACCACGAGCTTCAGAAAGTTCTTTATGAATTTTTTCATAATAACCGTTCCCCTGAAGATCTACGTTAGTCTCCCGGTGACAGTTGATACACCATCCCATTGTTAATGGTGAATATTGATACATCACTTCCATTTCTTCCACTGGACCATGACATGTTTGACAGTCAATTTTACCTACTGTTACGTGCTGGGCGTGATTGAAATAAGCAAGATCAGGCAAATTGTGAATACGCACCCATCTCACTGGCTGCTCTTCTCCTACAAAAGCTTGCTCGTCTGTATC is a window of Nonlabens sp. MB-3u-79 DNA encoding:
- a CDS encoding DUF3341 domain-containing protein, yielding MSTKMIHALYTDDDVLLSAVKQVRDKHYHIEEVFTPFPVHGLEKAMGIADTRLAINAFLYGIVGLCVATAMMNYIMIEDWPQDIGGKPSFSYLENMPAFVPIMFELTVFFAAHLMVITFYMRSRLWPFKKAENPDVRTTDDHFLMEIDTHGADEEEVTKFLYETGAVEIKLIDKEAH
- the nrfD gene encoding NrfD/PsrC family molybdoenzyme membrane anchor subunit, producing MAHYEASIRRPLVTGDKTYSDVTRDIAAPVEGEANKQWWIVFTIALIAFLYGIGCITYTISTGIGVWGLNKTIGWAWDITNFVWWVGIGHAGTLISAVLLLFRQKWRMAINRSAEAMTIFSVIQAGLFPIIHMGRPWLAYWVLPIPNQFGSLWVNFNSPLLWDVFAISTYLSVSLVFWWTGLLPDFAMIRDRAITPFNKKIYGILSFGWSGRAKDWQRFEEVSLVLAGLATPLVLSVHTIVSFDFATSVIPGWHTTIFPPYFVAGAVFSGFAMVNTLLIIMRKVVSLENYITIQHIELMNIVIMITGSIVGVAYITELFVAWYSGVEYEQYAFLNRATGPYWWAYWSMMTCNVISPQFMWFKKLRTSIMFSFAISIVVNIGMWFERFVIIVTSLHRDYLPSSWTMFSPTFVDIGIFIGTIGFFFVLFLLYSRTFPVIAQAEVKSILKVSGSKYKKLRENKMTSNEGASPEAPIANPGE
- a CDS encoding cytochrome c oxidase subunit II, with amino-acid sequence MTAFLIIFIAALFAISVWQITKIVSLGKAPEPDSDTVEVANDGDNKRQGLYMLLFGIGFYALMIACFVGYSDYFLPDAASKHGAEYDDLLLLTTVVIMIVQVLTQGLLHWFSYKYHGRKGQKALFYADNDRLEFIWTAIPVVVLAGLILWGLFSWNDLMDANTDDDPLIVEVYAYQFNWKVRYSGADNTLGDANVRFIEGQNVLGIDPTDQDGMDDQVGAELHLPVNRPVIFKFRSQDVLHSAYMPHFRAQMNVVPGMVTQFKFTPTVTSEDYKSTEFMTKKVRKINEIRRQKSIELVADGDMALDPYEFEYYLLCNKICGASHYNMQMKIVVESEEDYNTWLETQTTFEKTLANAEN
- a CDS encoding cbb3-type cytochrome c oxidase subunit I, whose protein sequence is MGQAIAVTADQGHEDGHHHHKETFVTKYIFSQDHKMIAKQYLVTGLIMGAIGIAMSVLMRMQLANPGEPSMVFQALLGKWAPDGVMDPNMYLALVTIHGTIMVFFVLTAGLSGTFSNFLIPLQIGARDMASGFLNMVSYWLFFISATIMIGSLFVELGPAAAGWTIYPPLSALPEAMGGSGLGMTLWLVSMAIFIASSLLGSLNYIVTVINLRTKGMSMTRLPLTIWAFFVTAIIGVVSFPVLLAAALLLIMDRSFGTSFFLSDIYIKGEVLAHQGGSPVLFEHLFWFLGHPEVYIVLLPALGITSEVIATNSRKPIFGYRAMIASILAIAFLSTIVWGHHMFISGMNPFLGSVFTFTTLLIAIPSAVKAFNYITTLWKGNLQMNPGMLFSIGLVSTFITGGLTGIILGDSTLDINVHDTYFVVAHFHLVMGISALYGLFAGVYHWFPKMFNRMMNKNLGYVHFWLTAIGAYGVFFPMHFVGMAGLPRRYYTNTNFPYFDDLADTNKLITYFAIATAFAQLFFVYNFVKSIFYGKKAPANPWSSNTLEWTTGDKHIHGNWDGPIPTVHRWPYDYSKVNEDGEYVIPGQDYVPQHIPMQEGEEEMNH
- a CDS encoding TAT-variant-translocated molybdopterin oxidoreductase, yielding MATTKKYWKSTAQLDDSNKMVKDLEQNEFASDIPTEEFLGNDQAMEESNTSRRDFLKYVGFSTAAASLAACEGPVIYSVPYVNQPEQIIPGMANYYATTIANGYDYASVLVKTREGRPIKIESNRDAAFRGNANARVHASVLSLYDNNRLKTPMIKGVESTWEELDQQVAAQLAQLNGKELVVLAQTYASPSMSKIIAQLKDTYSNVRVVTYDTVSEDAALNAFEAKYGNRALADYDFTNAETIVSVGADFVGDWQGGGFDKGYGKSRVPKNGKMSHHIQYEANLTLSGANADKRYPVTPTEQKLILAALYSKVVGGGANVSLSDKVAKSVDQTAISLKRAGKNGVLLCGIPDQAAQQLTIAINEALNSSIIDTASPIMTRQGDRKSVDQLVSDMSAGKVGALFIAGVNPLYSYNDSDAFAKALENVALSVSFASSMDATAAKVDYVATTPHYLESWADTEIKKGYVFLTQPTINTIFKTRQLQETLLKWSGNEQSYKDFLKETTSSAGASWNQSLQDGFYTTTASDVKVTEGEVKEISNAAALSALANAQKPSGYELTLYTKTGLGDGSMANNPWLQELPDPITRTTWDNYVTISQADAGTVGVVNENVANGALDGTHVIVTLDGVERKFPALIQPGQAAGTIGIALGYGQTAGIQEEMQTGINAYPFYKKGVAVQAVTVKDAGGNHQFACTQLQNTMMGRDIIRETDLATYRKGNKDDFNPMPEVSLNHIGTPVTSPDVDLWDSFDRSVGHHFNMSIDLNSCTGCGACVIACHAENNVPVVGKSEVRKSRDMHWLRIDRYYSSTDSFEADEDKKDGFDGLFGDNGSLGGFGELEIPADNPEVSFMPVMCQHCNHAPCETVCPVAASSHGRQGQNHMAYNRCVGTRYCANNCPYKVRRFNWFLYNGNDEFDYHMNNDLGRMVINPDVTVRSRGVMEKCSLCIQMTQMTILEAKKDGRMIKDGEFATACSNACSNGAITFGDINDKESEIFEVKKQDRMYHLLEEVGTDPNVMYQIKVRNI
- a CDS encoding c-type cytochrome, giving the protein MNRLLKTFFFALATLLIVSCGGDDKSVAKGSNRSVQYFPNMYESVGYETYQEGEIFPGNVEAQSPVKGSVSRGWLPYDYEDNNEGYASAKANLQNPLPYTEPNLEIGAELYNIYCAICHGTKGNGKGHLATTEKILGVPSYDAREISQGSIYHVMYYGINYMGSYASQTSIEERWQIAQHVDALTRDLKGQPRQEFVTVNEDINVSDLIIEDSQEGDQHPTEMHTTTEGH
- a CDS encoding quinol:cytochrome C oxidoreductase — translated: MYKVTSKLKTFAIALMVVGALFTAVGFWAVPSSQAEVQQMIDDDAAAHGGAHGMESNEHGLAEDAHKEAGHVAAPSSEEHATDDAHAGGHDDDHAMHMYHQLQNRPWSAVYIAAFFFFMIGLGSLAFLALQKVSQAGWSPVLFRVMEGISSYILPGGIIMFILLLLSGLHFNHIFVWMEEGVDVLGNENYDAIIAAKTGYLNVPFWLFRAGAFIVGWNLYLWNIRRFGLKQDEAKDGDISWYKKGFKHSAMFLVFFIVTESIMSWDWIMSFDPHWFSTLFGWYVFASMFVSGITTIALVTIFLKSKGYLEFVNDSHIHDLAKFMFGISIFWTYLWFSQFMLIWYANIPEEVTYFVTRIQDYNILFFGMVAINFLFPLLILMNSDFKRVNWFVVTAGLFIIIGHYLDIYVMVMPATVGESWFIGFPEIGSFLFFAGLFIFYIFRTISKTPLIPKGDPFLGESKHFHY